Part of the Tenacibaculum sp. SZ-18 genome, GAAAGTATTGGTTATTCTCTATTCCTTGGAAATAAATTAAATGCAACTTCTTATTCAAACTATAAATTTTTTCCTGAAAATTCAAAAATCGCTAACCAACATAAGGAATGGAAAAAATTTAAAAGGTATGTAAAAATTGAAAACGCTGATAATATTTTACCAGGTGGTAGCAGCAATTTGAACTTATTAAGATATTTTGAAACAAAAGGAATATTGTCAGAAAGTCTATTTAAAAAATATAAGTTTACTAAAGATTCTTCTTACTATAAAAATGAAAACTTAGTTTATATAATTCATTTCAAGAATAAAATAGATGAAGGAAATATTCACATTTATAAGCACAACAGGGAAATTTTAAAGATAAAATGTGTGACCTCAAAATATTGGAGTACTGCATTTAATAAAAGAGTTAAAGCGAACACACTTATAAATTTTAAATACTTTCAAGACAGTCCTTTTATTACAGAAATCATAACTGACTTTTCGCACAAAAAATTAAATTACACCAACAATCTCGAGATCTTAATTCAAAAGTTTAATAATTTCAATTTAACAAATGAAGATTATTGGGCTCTAAATAACTACGATACAAACCCATTTATAAAATATAATCCTGAACAATGGAGTGAATTGAAAATCACTCCACATTCTAATTATGAAATAATACAGAATGACTTTCAACAAAATGGTCATAATTTATATGAACAATTTAAAAAAAGCTCTGATAAATGGTATTCAAAGAAAACTTCAAAGAATGAGAAAGCTATAATTCTGATTAAAAATCTGAAAAACAACTTTTAGATTTTAATTAATATTTCTTAAAAAATTCATGAATAAAAACAAATGACTAATTTTATAGTAATTAAACTTTTCACCTAAATTCTCATGGCTAACAATAAACTTATAGTAGAAGAACGTCAAACAGATCTTGGTAATTTTATCGTTGGAAGATTACTTCCCTTCAGACAAAAAAGACAAGTTGGGCCATTTACTTTTATTGATCATATGGGACCTTCAACAATTGGTAAAGGAAATTACATGGATGTAGATCAGCATCCACATATTGGACTAAGTACGTTAACTTATCTTTTTGAAGGGGAGATTGAACACAAAGACAGCACTGGAAGCGATCAAATAATTTATCCTGGTGACGTTGGGTTTATGACTGCGGGAAAAGGTGTAACACACACAGAAAGAACTCCACAAAACAAAAGAAATGGAGAAGAGTTTTTAATGCATGGTTATCAGATTTGGGTTGCCTTACCAAAAGAAATGGAAGAAATGAATCCAAGATTTGATTATTTTCCTAGTTCCGAAATCCCTCAACATATTTCTGGACACTTAACAATTAAAGTTGTAGCTGGTAATGCATTCGGGCAATCGGCTCCGCTACAAGGATACTCTCCACTATTTATGGTTGATATATTTGCAAAAGAAAGAACTACGCTAAATTTAAAAGGTCAAGTGAAAGGGGAAATTGCCTTTGTTGTTGTAAAAGGAGCTATATTAAATGAAGATCAAAAAGTGGAAGCTGGACAAATGTTAATTAGTAAAACGGATGATGAATGTGAAATCTGCTTAGATGCTAATTCTCAAATATTATTATTTGGAGGTGAACCTCTACCTGAAGAACGATTTTTATTATGGAATTTTGTTTCACACAGTAAAGATAGACTTCAAGAAGCTAAACAACAATGGAAAAACAAGGAATTCCCTAAAGTTCCTGGAGATCGAACATATATACCAATTCCTGAAATTAAGAGGTAATGAAAAAGATTATTGTTGAATGAAAGATAAAGTAAGCTACTCTAATGTTGAACTCTTGGAAATTATTAAAACAAGCGCAGACGAGAATACCATTTCAAAAGCTAAACAACTATTAAATTCGAGAA contains:
- a CDS encoding carboxypeptidase-like regulatory domain-containing protein, with amino-acid sequence MTLNKLVFSTLLFFSFLNICFSQTNNVDIISGTIIDSESKHTLEGATIYFPKLSLGTYSDENGKFSINLSEITNKDHIVISHLGYSEVRLKLNLFKKDEIIKLSSKNNELKEVIISSKEFNQKNFITEAVKKYNQHKRINPHIALAHYTETAKKGGNYIMYMESIGYSLFLGNKLNATSYSNYKFFPENSKIANQHKEWKKFKRYVKIENADNILPGGSSNLNLLRYFETKGILSESLFKKYKFTKDSSYYKNENLVYIIHFKNKIDEGNIHIYKHNREILKIKCVTSKYWSTAFNKRVKANTLINFKYFQDSPFITEIITDFSHKKLNYTNNLEILIQKFNNFNLTNEDYWALNNYDTNPFIKYNPEQWSELKITPHSNYEIIQNDFQQNGHNLYEQFKKSSDKWYSKKTSKNEKAIILIKNLKNNF
- a CDS encoding pirin family protein — translated: MANNKLIVEERQTDLGNFIVGRLLPFRQKRQVGPFTFIDHMGPSTIGKGNYMDVDQHPHIGLSTLTYLFEGEIEHKDSTGSDQIIYPGDVGFMTAGKGVTHTERTPQNKRNGEEFLMHGYQIWVALPKEMEEMNPRFDYFPSSEIPQHISGHLTIKVVAGNAFGQSAPLQGYSPLFMVDIFAKERTTLNLKGQVKGEIAFVVVKGAILNEDQKVEAGQMLISKTDDECEICLDANSQILLFGGEPLPEERFLLWNFVSHSKDRLQEAKQQWKNKEFPKVPGDRTYIPIPEIKR